CGTTTCCCTGTTTGGCGAGGCGCTCGTTGTAGAGGAGGTCGGGGGCGCCGAGCAGGACGGTGTCGCCGTCGGCGGTGGTGTCGACCCGGAGAAGGGACGGCTGCCCGTCCGTCGGGTAGCAGGCGTCGCTGTTGGGCGCGTCGGTGACGTAGCGCAGCCCACCGATGTCGACGGCGCCCGCCTCGTGGGCGGCCGGCAGGGAGCAGCGGGAGTCTCGCGCGGCAACCGGTGTCTCGGTGGTCGAGGTGACGCCAGGAGCGAGGGTGTCGACGGAGGGCGGTCCTGGCGACAGCAGGACGGTGCGACCGCCGGAGAGCTCTGTGGCGGTCTGCAGGGTGCGCTGCTGATGGAAGGTCAGGAGGTTGGGGGAGGTGACGACCAGGGTGGTGTCCGGGCCGGTTCCTGCGGTGGCTTCGGCGAGCGTGGTGACGACGCGGGTGGGGACGCCACGGTCCTTGAGCAGCTCGGCGACGGCGCGGCTGCCGAGCGGGTCGGCGGAGCGGGGGTCGAGGCGGCCGTGCTGGTCGCCGGAGCGTACGGCAGCCAGGGCGATGCCGGCCACGAGGAGGATGGCGAGTGCGAGCAGCAGCCCCCGGACGCGCTTCCAGACCTGCTGGGCGCTGGGCGACATCGAGGTGGGGCTGGTCGTCGGCCGAGGTGGGGCGCCGGTCCCGGTGCCGGTCATTCGGCGGCTCCCTGGGTGGCGCCGCTCAGCTGGGGTTTGCTGCTCTCCAGTGCGAGGTCCAGTTCGCGCAGGCGCAGGTATGTCCGGTGGTCCGCGGTGCGTCCGCCGTACGTGACGTCGTCGAAGGCTCTGGCCGCCGCGCGCAGGGAGGTGGCGTGGTCGGGGAGTGACCGGCCGGCGTCGGTGGCGGCCTCGTCGGCGGTGCGGCCGGGGCGCCGGTCGAGGATGGTGCGTTCTTCCAGGGAGCGGACGACGGCGCGCATCCGTTCCTGGACAGCCTGGTTCCAGCGTTCGGCCGTGGCGTGTTCCTCAGCGTTGGCGCGGTGTTCGGCCGCGCCGCGTGGGCCGGATTCGAAGAGCGCGTCCTTGGGGAGGGTGGTGCGCCGGGGCGTGCCCAGTCGCCACCAGAGGGCGGCGCCCAGCGTCGCGACGAGCGCGGCGATCACGGCGAGGCCGACGGGGCTCGCGACGCCGGAGCCGGCCACGGAGTTGAAGAGATCCCCGATCCACTCCCAGAAGCGGTCCATCGCGCGCTGGAGGAGATTCGGGTCGTTCTCGTGGTACATCGGCTTGGACAGCTCGTTCTCGGCGGCCTCACGAGCGGGGACACGCGGGGTGTCCACCGGTATGTCGTCGCTTGTGCCTGCCGTCAGCCAAGCCGTTGCCGAGCCCCCCGTGCCGAACACCGCATCAGCCCCTGAGGGCGTCGTTGCCAGGCCGCTCGGAGCCGTAGCCCGATACACCGGCGGCGCGTGCGAGTTCGAGGTCCAGGGCTTCGCGCCGGATGCGCTGGTCCACGTAGAGGAGCACGGAGACACCCGCGGAGATCGGCAGGGTGATGGAGGTGCTGATCACGGTGCCGATGCCGGTGATGATCAGGAAGGGCCAGCCGAAGTCCGGGCCGGTCTCGGAGAACAGGCCACCGACGCCGTCGCCGTCCACCGCCATGGCGACGAGGCTGAAGGGCACAGCGATGATCATGGAGACCACGAAGGTCAGCAGCATCGTCAGCAGCAGGATCCCGAAGATCCGCCACCAGGTGCCCTTCACGAGCTTGGCGGAGCGGCGCATGGACGCCACGATCCCCTGCCGTTCGAGCATCAGGGCGGGCGAGGCGAGGCTGAAGTTGACCATCAGCCAGATCAGTACGACGGCGGCGGCCAGTCCGCCGAGCACAGTCAGCGCGACTCCGGCACCGGAGCCGATCAGCAGTCCCGGCAGGATGCCGACGGCCACGATGGCCGCGCCCATGACAGGCAACAGCAGCGTCAGGCCGAGCAGTTGAAGCAGCCGGGGCCGGGCCTCGGCCCAGGCGTCCGACAGCGAGACTCCGCGGCCGAGCACGGAGCGGCTGATGACCACGGTCAGCACGGCCGTGGTGAAGAGGGTGCCGATGACGGTGATGAACAGGGACGGAGCCAGTGCGAGGAGGCTGGCCTGCAGAGCGTCGACGGCCTGGTTCAGGGCTTCCGCCGGGCTCGCGTTGGGGTCGATGTCCACCGGCTCCGGCAGGAGATAGCGCTGGACGAGTATGTCGCCGATCTGCGAGATAACCGCGACGACGATGGTGACGCCGAGGACGGTCCGCCAGTGCGCGCGCAGCGTGGACACGGCACCGTCGAGAATCTCGCCCACGCCCAAGGGGCGCAGCGGGATGACACCGGGCTTGGCGGCGAGGGGCTGTTGTCCCCAGCCGGGTTGCCGTCCGCCGCCGGGGCCGGGGCCGCCCCAGCCCGGTGCGGGCCTGGGTGCCGGGGGAACGGGGCCGGGCGCGCTGGGCGCGGACCACTGGCCGGGCGGCGGCTGGGTCTTGGACCACTTCGAGGGGGAGTCCGAGGGCGTGCCGGAGTCGTCGGCGGGCGCGGCGGGCCGGGGCACGCACGCGTCCTGGCCGTCGGACGGGGCAGATCCGGGCGAGGCCCAGCCCGGAGTGTCGTTCACGGTCGTCCACCTCGTGGATTGGTTGCGGAGGCAGGCTCGGGGAGCCGGCGCTTCAACGGTGCCTGTCTGCGAAGCAGAGCGGGAGGCTGGCAGCCATCGTGCCACGCGTGGCCCGCCGGTGGGCGGGGTGCTCCCTCTCCTTCTCGCCTTCATAGTCCGTGCGGTACCGGGCAGACTGGACGGATGACTGATCAGTACGCACCATCGCCGCTCGCTGCCGAGCCGTCCATGTCTCCGGCGCTGCGCTGGGACGAACTGCCGGAGGGGCCCGTGCTGGTCCTTCTCGACCAGACGAGGCTGCCGGTCGAGGAGGCCGAGCTGGTCTGTACCGATGTGCCGGCCCTGGTCCAGGCGATTCGGACGCTCGCGGTGCGTGGGGCGCCGCTCCTGGGCATCGCCGGGGCCTACGGCGTCGCTCTCGCCGCCACCCGGGGATACGACGTGGACGAGGCGGCGGCGCTGCTGGAGAGCGCGCGGCCCACCGCCGTGAACCTCGGGTACGGG
The nucleotide sequence above comes from Streptomyces sp. NBC_01716. Encoded proteins:
- a CDS encoding DUF4350 domain-containing protein, whose protein sequence is MTGTGTGAPPRPTTSPTSMSPSAQQVWKRVRGLLLALAILLVAGIALAAVRSGDQHGRLDPRSADPLGSRAVAELLKDRGVPTRVVTTLAEATAGTGPDTTLVVTSPNLLTFHQQRTLQTATELSGGRTVLLSPGPPSVDTLAPGVTSTTETPVAARDSRCSLPAAHEAGAVDIGGLRYVTDAPNSDACYPTDGQPSLLRVDTTADGDTVLLGAPDLLYNERLAKQGNASLALQLLGSRPHIVWYLPSLSDPSATESGSGIGNGDNSGDSTGGEEDQDGGGNESSFLDLIPSGWLWGTLQLALAAVLAAVWRSRRLGPVVAERLPVAIRASEATEGRARLYRKANARDRAASVLRTETRTRLASLLGVPPSEAHTPEALVPAVSAQLPDDSRDLRTLLFGPAPADDAALIRLTDQLDALEREVRTS
- a CDS encoding DUF4129 domain-containing protein — its product is MFGTGGSATAWLTAGTSDDIPVDTPRVPAREAAENELSKPMYHENDPNLLQRAMDRFWEWIGDLFNSVAGSGVASPVGLAVIAALVATLGAALWWRLGTPRRTTLPKDALFESGPRGAAEHRANAEEHATAERWNQAVQERMRAVVRSLEERTILDRRPGRTADEAATDAGRSLPDHATSLRAAARAFDDVTYGGRTADHRTYLRLRELDLALESSKPQLSGATQGAAE
- a CDS encoding DUF7544 domain-containing protein, whose product is MNDTPGWASPGSAPSDGQDACVPRPAAPADDSGTPSDSPSKWSKTQPPPGQWSAPSAPGPVPPAPRPAPGWGGPGPGGGRQPGWGQQPLAAKPGVIPLRPLGVGEILDGAVSTLRAHWRTVLGVTIVVAVISQIGDILVQRYLLPEPVDIDPNASPAEALNQAVDALQASLLALAPSLFITVIGTLFTTAVLTVVISRSVLGRGVSLSDAWAEARPRLLQLLGLTLLLPVMGAAIVAVGILPGLLIGSGAGVALTVLGGLAAAVVLIWLMVNFSLASPALMLERQGIVASMRRSAKLVKGTWWRIFGILLLTMLLTFVVSMIIAVPFSLVAMAVDGDGVGGLFSETGPDFGWPFLIITGIGTVISTSITLPISAGVSVLLYVDQRIRREALDLELARAAGVSGYGSERPGNDALRG